One genomic window of Pseudopipra pipra isolate bDixPip1 chromosome 17, bDixPip1.hap1, whole genome shotgun sequence includes the following:
- the CABLES2 gene encoding CDK5 and ABL1 enzyme substrate 2 isoform X1: MAAATACGSPPPRPPREQPPPRKRGDSRRRQAALFFLNNISLDGRPPCPPAEKPPLPAGPGEGEEAAAAEPAGAPPRLLPPPPVCQPPPALLLPGVPALAAAGAKGDADTARGGIFLPQLLLGGPLCPPPPAPPALPGMLAAAKPGAPGLLSPSQSAAGGGFALEAQRQRRRFISQRCSLDFLEDIVEYASVRRTKHISGSPRHKSLKKMHFIKNMRQYDTKNSRIVLICAKRTLCVAFSILPYGEGLRISDLKMEGQKQRHPSGGVSVSTEMVLGLEGVELGADGKVVSYAKFLYPTNALVVRKAEGYGAVPSCRASAPRSLPGSRYKPVTAKTIPAGTDIGSEAGETAEYDPNLLDDPQWPCGKHKRVLIFASYMTTVIEYVKPSDLKKDMNETFREKFPHIKLTLSKIRSLKREMRNLSEECNLEPVTVSMAYVYFEKLVLQGKLNKQNRKLCAGACVLLAAKISSDLRKHEVKHLIDKLEERFRFNRRDLIGFEFTVLVALELALYLPENQVLPHYRRLTQQS, from the exons ATGGCCGCGGCCACGGCGTGCGGCTCCCcgcctccccgcccgccccgcgaGCAGCCGCCGCCGCGCAAGCGGGGCGACTCCCGGCGGCGCCAGGCCgccctcttcttcctcaacaacaTCTCCCTGGACGGGCGGCCGCCCTGCCCGCCCGCCGAgaagccgccgctgcccgccggCCCGGGCGagggggaggaggcggcggcggcggagccggCCGGAGCCCCCCCGCGCCTGCTGCCCCCGCCGCCCGTATGCCAGCCGCCGCCCGCCCTGCTGCTGCCCGGCGTGCCCGCGCTGGCCGCCGCCGGAGCCAAGGGGGATGCGGACACCGCCCGCGGGGGCATCTTCCTGccgcagctgctgctgggcgGCCCGCTgtgcccgccgcccccggcgccgcccgccctGCCGGGGATGCTGGCGGCCGCCAAGCCGGGCGCCCCGGGGCTGCTGAGCCCCTCGCAGAGCGCGGCGGGAGGCGGCTTCGCGCTGGAGGCGCAGCGGCAGAG AAGGCGTTTTATCTCCCAGCGCTGCTCTCTAGACTTTTTAGAAGACATAGTGGAATATGCCAGTGTACGAAG AACCAAGCATATATCTGGGTCTCCGAGACACAAAAGTTTGAAGAAGATGCACTTCATCAAGAACATGAGGCAGTATGACACCAAAAACAGCAG GATAGTGTTAATCTGTGCTAAACGAACACTGTGCGTGGCTTTTTCTATCCTACCTTACGGGGAGGGTTTACGGATCAG TGATCTGAAAATGGAAGGACAGAAGCAGCGACATCCTTCTGGGGGAGTTTCAGTCTCCACTGAGATGGTGCTTGGACTGGAAGGAGTAGAGCTGGGTGCTGATGGCAAG GTTGTGTCCTATGCAAAATTCTTGTACCCAACCAATGCTCTGGTTGTTCGCAAAGCTGAAGGCTACGGTGCTGTTCCCTCGTGTCGAGCCAGTGCTCCACGGAGTCTTCCTGGATCAAGATACAAACCTGTGACAGCAAAAACAAtaccagcagggacagacattG GAAGTGAAGCTGGGGAAACTGCAGAGTATGATCCAAATCTTCTGGATGATCCTCAGTGGCCCTGTGGAAAACATAAACGTGTTCTCATCTTTGCCTCTTACATG ACTACAGTCATAGAATATGTGAAACCATCAGACCTTAAAAAGGATATGAATGAAACCTTTAGAGAGAAGTTTCCTCATATTAAGTTGACACTGAGCAAAATTAGGAG TCTGAAGAGAGAGATGAGAAACCTGAGTGAAGAGTGCAATCTGGAGCCCGTTACTGTCTCCATGGCTTATGTTTACTTTGAGAAGCTCGTCCTCCAAGGCAAACTCAACAAACAGAACCGCAAACTGTGTGCTGGTGCTTGCGTTCTGCTCGCAGCCAAGATCAGCAGCGATCTCAGGAAACACGAAGTTAAACACCTTATAGAT AAACTAGAAGAGAGATTCAGATTCAACAGAAGGGATCTCATCGGTTTCGAATTCACCGTCCTCGTAGCTTTGGAACTGGCTCTTTATCTTCCTGAAAACCAAGTTTTACCTCATTACAGACGGCTCACACAACAGTCTTAA
- the CABLES2 gene encoding CDK5 and ABL1 enzyme substrate 2 isoform X2, whose protein sequence is MAAATACGSPPPRPPREQPPPRKRGDSRRRQAALFFLNNISLDGRPPCPPAEKPPLPAGPGEGEEAAAAEPAGAPPRLLPPPPVCQPPPALLLPGVPALAAAGAKGDADTARGGIFLPQLLLGGPLCPPPPAPPALPGMLAAAKPGAPGLLSPSQSAAGGGFALEAQRQRTKHISGSPRHKSLKKMHFIKNMRQYDTKNSRIVLICAKRTLCVAFSILPYGEGLRISDLKMEGQKQRHPSGGVSVSTEMVLGLEGVELGADGKVVSYAKFLYPTNALVVRKAEGYGAVPSCRASAPRSLPGSRYKPVTAKTIPAGTDIGSEAGETAEYDPNLLDDPQWPCGKHKRVLIFASYMTTVIEYVKPSDLKKDMNETFREKFPHIKLTLSKIRSLKREMRNLSEECNLEPVTVSMAYVYFEKLVLQGKLNKQNRKLCAGACVLLAAKISSDLRKHEVKHLIDKLEERFRFNRRDLIGFEFTVLVALELALYLPENQVLPHYRRLTQQS, encoded by the exons ATGGCCGCGGCCACGGCGTGCGGCTCCCcgcctccccgcccgccccgcgaGCAGCCGCCGCCGCGCAAGCGGGGCGACTCCCGGCGGCGCCAGGCCgccctcttcttcctcaacaacaTCTCCCTGGACGGGCGGCCGCCCTGCCCGCCCGCCGAgaagccgccgctgcccgccggCCCGGGCGagggggaggaggcggcggcggcggagccggCCGGAGCCCCCCCGCGCCTGCTGCCCCCGCCGCCCGTATGCCAGCCGCCGCCCGCCCTGCTGCTGCCCGGCGTGCCCGCGCTGGCCGCCGCCGGAGCCAAGGGGGATGCGGACACCGCCCGCGGGGGCATCTTCCTGccgcagctgctgctgggcgGCCCGCTgtgcccgccgcccccggcgccgcccgccctGCCGGGGATGCTGGCGGCCGCCAAGCCGGGCGCCCCGGGGCTGCTGAGCCCCTCGCAGAGCGCGGCGGGAGGCGGCTTCGCGCTGGAGGCGCAGCGGCAGAG AACCAAGCATATATCTGGGTCTCCGAGACACAAAAGTTTGAAGAAGATGCACTTCATCAAGAACATGAGGCAGTATGACACCAAAAACAGCAG GATAGTGTTAATCTGTGCTAAACGAACACTGTGCGTGGCTTTTTCTATCCTACCTTACGGGGAGGGTTTACGGATCAG TGATCTGAAAATGGAAGGACAGAAGCAGCGACATCCTTCTGGGGGAGTTTCAGTCTCCACTGAGATGGTGCTTGGACTGGAAGGAGTAGAGCTGGGTGCTGATGGCAAG GTTGTGTCCTATGCAAAATTCTTGTACCCAACCAATGCTCTGGTTGTTCGCAAAGCTGAAGGCTACGGTGCTGTTCCCTCGTGTCGAGCCAGTGCTCCACGGAGTCTTCCTGGATCAAGATACAAACCTGTGACAGCAAAAACAAtaccagcagggacagacattG GAAGTGAAGCTGGGGAAACTGCAGAGTATGATCCAAATCTTCTGGATGATCCTCAGTGGCCCTGTGGAAAACATAAACGTGTTCTCATCTTTGCCTCTTACATG ACTACAGTCATAGAATATGTGAAACCATCAGACCTTAAAAAGGATATGAATGAAACCTTTAGAGAGAAGTTTCCTCATATTAAGTTGACACTGAGCAAAATTAGGAG TCTGAAGAGAGAGATGAGAAACCTGAGTGAAGAGTGCAATCTGGAGCCCGTTACTGTCTCCATGGCTTATGTTTACTTTGAGAAGCTCGTCCTCCAAGGCAAACTCAACAAACAGAACCGCAAACTGTGTGCTGGTGCTTGCGTTCTGCTCGCAGCCAAGATCAGCAGCGATCTCAGGAAACACGAAGTTAAACACCTTATAGAT AAACTAGAAGAGAGATTCAGATTCAACAGAAGGGATCTCATCGGTTTCGAATTCACCGTCCTCGTAGCTTTGGAACTGGCTCTTTATCTTCCTGAAAACCAAGTTTTACCTCATTACAGACGGCTCACACAACAGTCTTAA
- the RPS21 gene encoding small ribosomal subunit protein eS21 translates to MQNDAGEFVDLYVPRKCSASNRIIGAKDHASIQINISEVDKVTGRVNGQFKTYAICGPIRRMGESDDSILRLAKNDGIVSKNF, encoded by the exons ATGCAGAACGACGCCGGGGAGTTCGTGGACCTTTATGTTCCTCGGAAATG CTCTGCTAGCAACCGAATCATTGGTGCCAAGGATCATGCTTCCATTCAGATAAATATTTCTGAG GTTGACAAGGTGACAGGCAGAGTGAATGGCCAGTTCAAGACTTACGCCATTTGCGGCCCAATCCGGAGGATG gGTGAATCAGACGACTCCATTCTGCGCCTGGCAAAAAATGATGGGATTGTTTCCAA GAACTTCTAA